Proteins encoded by one window of Sardina pilchardus chromosome 7, fSarPil1.1, whole genome shotgun sequence:
- the LOC134087042 gene encoding M protein, serotype 2.1-like: MGPQHHSKLPSEQAPHNIRESLRDGTEVKLEASDLKELEQYFTALEESRRNLQELLQDQEEQHAMELRALEREREQERAEWERERVEREEALLTTILSVAVSRQKLIKELRSQPATLVSTKPLGGTALRSSRKFWFFKKHQAITDVAPQDAPSSSACKHMEADQLDLKQLMELEKRVREAERKKHQKALAKAQKKARKAEKQNKAKKTQDDDQVKDSKPKKRYWQRSIFTLGCAASSVED, encoded by the exons ATGGGACCCCAGCATCACTCCAAACTGCCATCAGAGCAGGCTCCTCACAACATCAGAGAGAGCCTGAGAGATGGGACTGAAGTGAAGCTCGAGGCCTCTGACCTGAAAGAGCTGGAGCAATATTTCACTGCTCTGGAGGAAAGCCGTAGAAACCTGCAGGAACTCCTGCAGGACCAGGAAGAGCAGCATGCCATGGAGCTGAGGGCTCTGGAGAGGGAgcgtgagcaggagagagctgagtgggagagagagagggtggagagagaggaggccctGCTGACCACTATACTCTCTGTGGCCGTCAGCAGGCAGAAGCTCATCAAGGAGCTTAGGAGCCAACCAGCTACTCTGGTG AGTACCAAACCCCTGGGTGGCACTGCCCTGAGAAGTTCTAGAAAGTTCTGGTTCTTCAAAAAGCACCAGGCCATCACTGACGTTGCTCCTCAG GACGCTCCCAGCAGCAGTGCCTGCAAACACATGGAAGCGGATCAGCTGGACCTGAAGCAGCTCATGGAGCTGGAGAAGAGGGTCAGAGAGGCTGAGAGGAAGAAACATCAGAAGGCTCTGGCCAAGGCTCAGAAGAAGGCCAGGAAGGCAGAGAAGCAGAACAAGGCTAAGAAGACCCAGGATGACGACCAAGTGAAGGATAGCAAGCCCAAGAAGAGATACTGGCAGCGCTCCATTTTCACCCTGGGCTGTGCAGCTTCATCGGTTGAAGACTGA